In one window of Gossypium hirsutum isolate 1008001.06 chromosome A01, Gossypium_hirsutum_v2.1, whole genome shotgun sequence DNA:
- the LOC107917894 gene encoding uncharacterized protein, producing MALGVCELLWLKIILEDLKIKWEGPMKLYCDNKSAINIAHNPIIALFASSQTGPAMVGESLPELNYPNDVLQPLLSASNSSSLQQALEILIKDSRAAVGCGELASKNILPTVLKLVESLHRASSREYLMQAMKLLRNLCAGEVANQNSFVEHNGIETMFPNEFFILASIRSQKTSDPLCMILYTCCDGRPALDIELCRDPGLPIVAGIIPTIASVGSREDWFKLLLSRLCLKDIHFPALFFKLCEGNASEDRGNTALGDNVFSSEQRSVSIVDFGARAKSGLPTGSTSVDVMGYSLIFLRDICAQDGLGDLKKDSVDVVDLLLSNDLTDVILSLLYDLEPPAIIRKTLKDGETLDLNLGSTKLCPYKGFRRDLVVIIGNCAYRRKNVQDEIRQKKGNAENQQIVADLQLQGSVDMPELARLGLKVEVDQNTHRAKLVNIPGSYTKPVE from the exons ATGGCTCTTGGAGTTTGTGAGTTGTTATggctaaaaattattttggaagattTGAAGATCAAGTGGGAAGGTCCAATGAAGTTGTATTGTGATAATAAGTCTGCTATCAATATTGCACATAATCCA ATAATTGCCTTGTTTGCAAGTTCGCAAACAGGTCCTGCAATGGTTGGGGAATCATTGCCAGAGCTCAACTATCCCAATGATGTTTTGCAGCCTTTACTAAGCGCATCAAATTCGTCTTCGCTACAACAAGCCCTAGAGATTCTAATAAAAGATTCTAGAGCTGCTGTTGGCTGTGGAGAACTTGCTTCAAAGAATATCCTTCCTACTGTTTTGAAGCTTGTTGAATCTCTCCATCGTGCATCAAGTCGAGAATATCTCATGCAAGCTATGAAGCTTCTTAGGAATCTATGTGCTGGAGAAGTTGCCAATCAGAATTCGTTTGTTGAGCATAATGGAATTGAAACT ATGTTCCCTAACGAGTTTTTCATACTAGCAAGCATCCGTAGTCAGAAGACCAGTGATCCGTTGTGTATGATTTTATACACCTGTTGTGATGGAAGGCCTGCACTGGATATTGAGCTATGTAGAGATCCGGGGTTGCCTATTGTAGCTGGCATAATTCCGACCATCGCTTCAG TTGGTTCTAGAGAAGATTGGTTTAAGTTACTTCTCTCAAGATTATGTTTGAAAGACATTCACTTCCCTGCACTGTTCTTTAAATTATGTGAAGGCAATGCTTCTGAGGATAGGGGAAACACTGCTTTAGGGGATAATGTTTTCTCATCGGAGCAG AGATCAGTAAGTATTGTTGATTTTGGTGCTAGAGCCAAATCTGGTCTTCCAACTGGCTCTACATCTGTTGATGTTATGGGATATTCCCTCATTTTTTTGAGGGATATCTGCGCTCAAGACGGTCTAGGAGACTTGAAGAAAGATTCTGTAGATGTTGTTGATTTGCTACTATCCAATGATCTTACAGATGTTATTTTATCATTGCTTTATGATCTTGAGCCGCCAGCAATCATAAGAAAAACCCTGAAGGATGGGGAAACCTTAGATCTGAATTTGGGTTCAACAAAACTCTGCCCTTACAAAGGATTTCGGAGAGATTTGGTTGTGATAATTGGGAATTGTGCCTATAGAAGGAAGAACGTGCAGGATGAAATAAGGCAGAAAA AAGGTAATGCAGAAAACCAACAGATAGTAGCTGATTTACAGCTACAAGGGTCTGTTGACATGCCTGAACTTGCCAGACTTGGTCTTAAAGTGGAGGTTGATCAAAACACTCATCGTGCAAAGCTAGTAAATATCCCAGGAAGCTACACAAAGCCTGTCGAGTAA